Below is a genomic region from Laspinema palackyanum D2c.
AGGAGAGCGTAAGGGTAAACTGCCAACTGCTAGTAACAGAATTCCGAGTACCGCAGCCCAACCACAGCCCCAGGGGGTGTTGACGAGGGCGATCGCACTCTGAAAAATCGGAATCGCCAGTTCCGGTTCGACTTGCATCAACTGTCGCCAGTGCGGAATTAAGTTTACTACATAAAAATAAACGTCAGTGACGGTGGTGCCAAATAAGGACCCCAAATAGAACCAGCTACCGATCGCCAGTTGGCCGCGCCACAGACACCACAGGGCCACGGGTAGCCCGATCGCCTCTAGGGGTAAGTGCAGCACAGGTTCCCATCGAAACCATCCCCAGTAGATGGCTCCCGCCAACCAACTGCCGGTAAATCCGATTAATAAATCCCCCCAAATTTGGCTACCCTCGCGCGATCGCAACACTTGTGCCAGCCCTAACCAACCCACAGTCATCGCCACCGCCAGTATCGGCAGATGCCGCACTAAGGGGGCTTCAAAGAAGACGGGGACGGATACCAGAAAGGCGGCAGCGGCAAACATCCGCCACCGTTGAGCGATCCCGATGGGGCTAAACGAAGGATTCAGACTGAGGCTTACAGATTTCACGGCTACTCCAGGGTCGGTGTAAGAAGACCACGATTTATTTAACAACTCTTTAATATTCTTTACTTAACTTCATCTTATTTAAGATATCACAAGAAATATCCCCCCCTAGGGGATTTCCCTGCCTAAATTTTAACCGATTCCTGAAATTCCGGGGAAAAGAACAGGAAAAACCGGGGCCATCGGTGATGGATGACCCGGGATTTTATAGAATCAATGCAAAATTTGGCGTTCCAGCTTGTGGCTACATCTTAAATTCTCAATTGAGAATATAATGCGTTTGTTCTGCTCGCTCGGCATTGTCAACAGGGGACAAAACCCTGGGGTAGAGTGGCTTGAGTGTGATCTCCTCTCCAGGAATCTAGGAAAAAAGAAGATTAAGAACTTCTCCTGGAATAAATCCATCCCCTTTGAAGGTCAAATTTAGATTTACAGACAGATAACATCGGAAAAATTCATGGGACTATCACGCAATCAGTTTTTCACCCTCGGGAGTTTTGGTGCCATCGGGATGGCGATCGCCACCACAGGCAAAGCACTCAGCAGCGAATTACTCG
It encodes:
- a CDS encoding DUF3120 domain-containing protein encodes the protein MKSVSLSLNPSFSPIGIAQRWRMFAAAAFLVSVPVFFEAPLVRHLPILAVAMTVGWLGLAQVLRSREGSQIWGDLLIGFTGSWLAGAIYWGWFRWEPVLHLPLEAIGLPVALWCLWRGQLAIGSWFYLGSLFGTTVTDVYFYVVNLIPHWRQLMQVEPELAIPIFQSAIALVNTPWGCGWAAVLGILLLAVGSLPLRSPRLKWWAFGGAVLSTIVVDSFFWLAALAA